The Alosa sapidissima isolate fAloSap1 chromosome 16, fAloSap1.pri, whole genome shotgun sequence genome has a segment encoding these proteins:
- the LOC121685492 gene encoding centrosomal protein of 55 kDa-like isoform X2 translates to MNLHIREVEERAKLLRSLKTETEDIKNRLVTVSARCHELENIQPSEVYKPTSDVETVQELLRDALEKNQQWLAYDQQREAYVTAVLARIYRLEQQQGRTSVAIQQQQHKDSDSEDRSCQEAQGQYEKALKSCEEQLKQELRSIAEAQAELGHVKREVHDKKEELFQVQILIQSKQKDLDQVQTYTQEKQEELDQLRLQIKETHGDRSEIQDLLCCKWTELEQLQNEIQVKQYELDQVQHQVRDKQSEMSQMHQQLKDHKRELKKGVQLQEVLQKQQEEQTRIAVLEKQVSRFAEDVETQTCEKQHLQRHLHKVLKDLSKAQEYISKLEDELDKAQSKTDTFEEMTSPGLEKQVRQSVQGLKGSPRVSNPLNESFLECPNCKIQYPTSRHRELVIHIDKCCG, encoded by the exons ATGAACCTGCACATTAGAGAAGTTGAGGAGCGAGCCAAACTGCTTCGGTCACTAAAAACTGAGACAGAAGACATCAAGAATAGATTGGTGACAGTCTCTGCCAGGTGCCATGAACTGGAAAACATACAACCATCAGAG GTCTATAAACCTACATCTGATGTTGAAACAGTTCAGGAGCTCCTGCGAGAT GCCCTGGAGAAGAATCAACAGTGGCTGGCGTACGATCAGCAGAGAGAGGCTTATGTCACAGCAGTGCTGGCCAGAATCTACCGACTAGAACAACAGCAGGGTAGGACCAGTGTAGccatccagcagcagcagcacaaagATTCTGATTCAGAAG ATAGAAGCTGTCAAGAAGCACAAGGGCAGTATGAGAAGGCCCTGAAATCCTGTGAAGAACAGCTGAAGCAGGAGCTTCGAAGTATTGCTGAGGCACAGGCAGAGCTGGGTCATGTGAAGAGAGAGGTTCATGACAAAAAGGAAGAACTTTTCCAAGTGCAGATTCTGATCCAAAGCAAGCAGAAAGATCTCGACCAGGTACAGACATACACCCAAGAGAAGCAGGAAGAGCTGGATCAGTTGCGGCTCCAGATCAAAGAGACCCATGGAGATCGGAGTGAAATACAAGACCTTCTTTGCTGCAAATGGACAGAGCTAGAACAGCTGCAGAATGAGATCCAGGTCAAGCAGTATGAACTTGATCAAGTGCAACACCAGGTCAGAGACAAGCAGAGCGAGATGAGTCAGATGCATCAGCAGCTGAAAGACCATAAGAGAGAACTTAAGAAA GGGGTGCAGCTGCAAGAGGTGTTGCAGAAACAGCAAGAGGAACAGACCAGGATTGCCGTCCTAGAAAAGCAG GTTTCACGCTTTGCTGAAGATGTGGAAACACAGACATGTGAGAAACAGCATTTGCAGCGGCACCTTCACAAAGTTTTAAAAGATCTAAGCAAAGCACAGGAATACATCTCCAAATTAGAGGATGAG TTGGATAAAGCTCAGAGTAAAACTGACACCTTTGAGGAAATGACCAGTCCTGGGCTTGAGAAGCAAGTGAGACAGAGTGTTCAAGGCCTCAAGGGATCACCAAGAGTGTCCAATCCCCTGAACGAGAGCTTTCTGGAGTGTCCTAACTGCAAAATCCAGTATCCAACTAGTCGTCACAGGGAGCTAGTGATTCATATTGACAAGTGTTGTGGATGA
- the LOC121685492 gene encoding centrosomal protein of 55 kDa-like isoform X1 — MNLHIREVEERAKLLRSLKTETEDIKNRLVTVSARCHELENIQPSEVQVYKPTSDVETVQELLRDALEKNQQWLAYDQQREAYVTAVLARIYRLEQQQGRTSVAIQQQQHKDSDSEDRSCQEAQGQYEKALKSCEEQLKQELRSIAEAQAELGHVKREVHDKKEELFQVQILIQSKQKDLDQVQTYTQEKQEELDQLRLQIKETHGDRSEIQDLLCCKWTELEQLQNEIQVKQYELDQVQHQVRDKQSEMSQMHQQLKDHKRELKKGVQLQEVLQKQQEEQTRIAVLEKQVSRFAEDVETQTCEKQHLQRHLHKVLKDLSKAQEYISKLEDELDKAQSKTDTFEEMTSPGLEKQVRQSVQGLKGSPRVSNPLNESFLECPNCKIQYPTSRHRELVIHIDKCCG, encoded by the exons ATGAACCTGCACATTAGAGAAGTTGAGGAGCGAGCCAAACTGCTTCGGTCACTAAAAACTGAGACAGAAGACATCAAGAATAGATTGGTGACAGTCTCTGCCAGGTGCCATGAACTGGAAAACATACAACCATCAGAGGTACAG GTCTATAAACCTACATCTGATGTTGAAACAGTTCAGGAGCTCCTGCGAGAT GCCCTGGAGAAGAATCAACAGTGGCTGGCGTACGATCAGCAGAGAGAGGCTTATGTCACAGCAGTGCTGGCCAGAATCTACCGACTAGAACAACAGCAGGGTAGGACCAGTGTAGccatccagcagcagcagcacaaagATTCTGATTCAGAAG ATAGAAGCTGTCAAGAAGCACAAGGGCAGTATGAGAAGGCCCTGAAATCCTGTGAAGAACAGCTGAAGCAGGAGCTTCGAAGTATTGCTGAGGCACAGGCAGAGCTGGGTCATGTGAAGAGAGAGGTTCATGACAAAAAGGAAGAACTTTTCCAAGTGCAGATTCTGATCCAAAGCAAGCAGAAAGATCTCGACCAGGTACAGACATACACCCAAGAGAAGCAGGAAGAGCTGGATCAGTTGCGGCTCCAGATCAAAGAGACCCATGGAGATCGGAGTGAAATACAAGACCTTCTTTGCTGCAAATGGACAGAGCTAGAACAGCTGCAGAATGAGATCCAGGTCAAGCAGTATGAACTTGATCAAGTGCAACACCAGGTCAGAGACAAGCAGAGCGAGATGAGTCAGATGCATCAGCAGCTGAAAGACCATAAGAGAGAACTTAAGAAA GGGGTGCAGCTGCAAGAGGTGTTGCAGAAACAGCAAGAGGAACAGACCAGGATTGCCGTCCTAGAAAAGCAG GTTTCACGCTTTGCTGAAGATGTGGAAACACAGACATGTGAGAAACAGCATTTGCAGCGGCACCTTCACAAAGTTTTAAAAGATCTAAGCAAAGCACAGGAATACATCTCCAAATTAGAGGATGAG TTGGATAAAGCTCAGAGTAAAACTGACACCTTTGAGGAAATGACCAGTCCTGGGCTTGAGAAGCAAGTGAGACAGAGTGTTCAAGGCCTCAAGGGATCACCAAGAGTGTCCAATCCCCTGAACGAGAGCTTTCTGGAGTGTCCTAACTGCAAAATCCAGTATCCAACTAGTCGTCACAGGGAGCTAGTGATTCATATTGACAAGTGTTGTGGATGA